Proteins encoded within one genomic window of Pseudomonas cannabina:
- a CDS encoding methylamine utilization protein: protein MTNVFFSALLAGLWIASATTASAATFTAQMLDSQGKPLADAVVTLKGPAGAAPAVLQASMDQRDQEFSPYVLAVHTGTQVKFPNSDNIRHQVYSFSPAKRFELRLYEGTPSEPLLFDKPGVVVLGCNIHDWMVGYIYVTDEPWFGVTDSKGLLKLDQIPAGHYAATLWHPQLENMQPVSGGEFEVPAAGLVQRFKLEVEAKAEDKPARPESSGFGDAFHKAAHE from the coding sequence ATGACCAACGTATTTTTTTCGGCATTGCTGGCCGGATTATGGATAGCATCGGCCACCACAGCATCGGCCGCGACCTTTACTGCACAAATGCTCGACAGCCAGGGCAAGCCTCTCGCTGATGCAGTGGTAACGCTCAAAGGGCCAGCTGGTGCTGCGCCCGCTGTGCTTCAGGCGTCGATGGATCAGCGCGACCAGGAGTTTTCGCCCTACGTGCTGGCGGTGCACACCGGTACGCAGGTCAAGTTCCCCAACAGCGACAACATTCGCCATCAGGTGTATTCGTTTTCTCCGGCCAAACGCTTTGAATTGCGTCTTTATGAAGGCACCCCGTCGGAACCGTTGCTGTTCGACAAGCCTGGCGTCGTGGTTCTCGGTTGCAACATTCATGACTGGATGGTGGGTTATATCTACGTGACCGACGAGCCATGGTTCGGCGTTACGGACAGCAAAGGCCTGCTGAAGCTCGATCAGATCCCCGCCGGGCACTATGCCGCCACCCTCTGGCACCCACAGCTTGAAAATATGCAGCCGGTGTCGGGTGGCGAATTCGAGGTGCCCGCTGCAGGCCTTGTTCAGCGCTTCAAGCTGGAGGTCGAGGCGAAAGCGGAGGACAAACCTGCCAGGCCGGAGTCCAGCGGTTTTGGTGACGCCTTTCACAAGGCCGCCCATGAATGA
- the cmoA gene encoding carboxy-S-adenosyl-L-methionine synthase CmoA: MSKEPDRIFAQPLAQVPDFAFNEDVVRVFPDMIKRSVPGYPTIVENLGVLAAQFAQPDTVLYDLGSSLGAVTQALRRHVRGEGCEVIAIDNSSAMVERCREYLNAQNSMFQELLPVQVIEGDILALEFKPASVVALNFTLQFIAPDQRLALLGRIRDALVPGGALILSEKLRFNDEQEHALLTDLHIAFKRANGYSDLEISQKRSAIENVMKPDSLEEHRQRLLAAGFSKVVPWFQCLNFASLIALP; this comes from the coding sequence GTGAGCAAAGAACCCGACCGCATTTTCGCCCAGCCTCTGGCTCAGGTGCCTGACTTCGCCTTCAATGAAGACGTGGTTCGGGTATTCCCGGACATGATCAAGCGCTCGGTGCCCGGCTACCCGACGATTGTCGAAAACCTCGGCGTGCTCGCCGCGCAGTTCGCGCAGCCCGACACCGTGCTGTATGACCTTGGCAGTTCGCTGGGTGCTGTCACGCAAGCCTTGCGCCGTCACGTACGCGGCGAAGGCTGTGAAGTCATCGCGATAGACAATTCCAGCGCGATGGTCGAGCGCTGCCGTGAGTACCTTAACGCGCAGAACTCCATGTTTCAGGAGCTGCTGCCAGTGCAGGTCATCGAGGGCGATATCCTCGCGCTGGAGTTCAAGCCTGCCTCGGTGGTGGCGCTGAATTTCACCCTGCAATTCATTGCGCCCGACCAGCGTCTGGCGCTGCTCGGCCGCATTCGTGATGCACTGGTACCGGGCGGCGCGCTGATCCTCTCCGAGAAACTGCGCTTTAACGATGAGCAGGAACACGCGCTGTTGACCGATCTGCACATCGCCTTCAAGCGCGCCAACGGCTACAGCGATCTGGAAATTTCCCAGAAACGCAGCGCCATCGAAAATGTCATGAAACCCGACAGCCTTGAAGAACACCGTCAGCGCCTGCTGGCAGCAGGCTTCTCCAAGGTCGTGCCCTGGTTCCAATGCCTTAACTTTGCCTCGTTGATTGCCCTGCCATGA
- a CDS encoding protease inhibitor I42 family protein, with translation MIPARFVAPLSLALLTACAQTPRNIVSIDTQSDCPLTLKPGQTLILTLPSNPTTGFRWLIQNPAPTVLRSLGPEVYANAESKEMVGSGGQSVWRYKATDVGTGKLLMTYQQPWAPEVPPEQTFECAISVN, from the coding sequence ATGATCCCTGCCCGTTTTGTTGCACCGTTGAGCCTCGCGCTGCTGACGGCGTGCGCTCAGACACCGAGAAACATCGTCTCCATCGACACGCAGAGCGATTGCCCGCTGACGCTCAAACCCGGACAGACGCTGATCCTCACGCTGCCCAGCAACCCGACGACGGGCTTTCGCTGGTTGATCCAGAACCCGGCGCCGACTGTCCTGCGCAGCCTGGGGCCTGAGGTGTATGCCAATGCCGAAAGCAAGGAAATGGTCGGCAGTGGCGGACAGTCGGTGTGGCGCTACAAGGCAACGGACGTCGGCACCGGGAAGCTGCTCATGACCTATCAACAGCCGTGGGCGCCGGAAGTGCCGCCGGAGCAGACGTTCGAGTGCGCGATCAGTGTGAACTGA
- the lon gene encoding endopeptidase La — translation MSDQQTASPDLPNDADEHDVSLSSDSTSLALPGQNLPDKVYIIPIHNRPFFPAQVLPVIVNEEPWAETLELVSKSEHHSLALFFMDTPQEDPRHFDTAALPEYGTLVKVHHASRENGRLQFVAQGLSRVRIRTWLKHHRPPYLVEVEYPQQPNEPTDEVKAYGMALINAIKELLPLNPLYSEELKNYLNRFSPNDPSPLTDFAAALTSATGVELQQVLDCVPMLKRMEKVLPMLRKEVEVARLQKEISAEVNRKIGEHQRQFFLKEQLKVIQQELGLSKDDRSADIEQFEQRLEGKTLPPQARKKFDEEIGKLKVLETGSPEYAVTRNYLDWTSSLPWGVYGADKLDLKHARKVLDQHHAGLDDIKARILEFLAVGAYKGEISGSIVLLVGPPGVGKTSVGRSIAESLGRPFYRLSVGGMRDEAEIKGHRRTYIGAQPGKLVQALKDVEVMNPVIMLDEIDKMGQSYQGDPASALLETLDPEQNVEFLDHYLDLRLDLSKVLFVCTANTLDSIPGPLLDRMEVIRLSGYITEEKLAIAKRHLWPKQLAKAGVAKNKLSISDTALRAVIEGYAREAGVRHLEKQLGKLVRKAVVKLLDAPDSVIKIGPKDLEASLGMPVFRSEQVLSGVGVITGLAWTSMGGATLPIEATRIHTLNRGFKLTGQLGDVMKESAEIAYSYVSANLSKFGGDAKFFDEAFVHVHVPEGATPKDGPSAGVTMASALLSLARNQAPKKGVAMTGELTLTGHVLPIGGVREKVIAARRQKIHELILPEPNRGNFEELPDYLKEGITVHFAKRFADVVKVLF, via the coding sequence ATGAGCGACCAGCAGACAGCCTCGCCAGATTTGCCCAATGACGCAGACGAGCACGACGTGTCTCTGAGTTCCGACAGCACCTCGCTTGCCCTGCCCGGCCAGAACCTGCCGGACAAGGTGTACATCATCCCGATTCACAACCGCCCGTTCTTCCCTGCGCAAGTGTTGCCGGTGATCGTCAACGAAGAGCCGTGGGCCGAGACCCTGGAGCTGGTCAGCAAGTCCGAGCATCACTCGCTGGCGCTGTTCTTCATGGACACGCCACAGGAAGATCCACGCCACTTCGATACGGCGGCGCTTCCCGAGTATGGCACTTTGGTCAAGGTTCACCACGCCAGCCGCGAAAATGGTCGCTTGCAGTTCGTGGCTCAGGGCCTGAGCCGCGTGCGTATCCGCACCTGGCTCAAGCACCATCGCCCGCCGTATCTGGTTGAAGTCGAATATCCGCAGCAGCCTAACGAGCCGACCGACGAGGTGAAGGCGTACGGCATGGCGCTGATCAATGCGATCAAGGAACTGCTGCCGCTTAACCCGTTGTACAGCGAAGAGCTAAAGAATTACCTCAATCGCTTCAGCCCCAACGACCCCTCACCGCTGACCGACTTCGCCGCGGCACTGACCTCCGCCACCGGCGTTGAGCTGCAACAGGTGCTCGACTGCGTGCCGATGCTCAAGCGCATGGAAAAAGTCCTGCCGATGCTGCGCAAGGAAGTCGAAGTTGCACGCTTGCAGAAAGAGATTTCCGCCGAGGTGAACCGCAAGATCGGCGAGCATCAGCGCCAGTTCTTCCTCAAGGAACAGCTCAAAGTCATTCAGCAAGAGCTGGGGTTGAGCAAAGACGACCGCAGCGCCGATATCGAACAATTCGAGCAGCGCCTTGAAGGCAAGACCTTGCCGCCACAGGCGCGCAAGAAGTTCGACGAGGAAATCGGCAAGCTCAAGGTGCTGGAAACCGGCTCGCCTGAATACGCCGTGACGCGTAATTACCTGGACTGGACCAGTTCGTTGCCGTGGGGCGTCTACGGTGCGGACAAACTGGACCTCAAGCACGCCCGCAAAGTGCTCGATCAGCACCACGCCGGGCTGGATGACATCAAGGCGCGGATTCTCGAATTCCTTGCCGTGGGCGCCTACAAGGGCGAGATCAGCGGCTCGATAGTCTTGCTGGTCGGCCCGCCCGGCGTGGGCAAGACCAGCGTCGGACGCTCGATTGCCGAATCACTGGGTCGGCCGTTCTATCGCCTGAGCGTCGGCGGCATGCGCGACGAAGCCGAGATCAAGGGCCATCGCCGTACTTATATCGGTGCCCAGCCGGGCAAGCTGGTGCAGGCGCTGAAAGACGTCGAAGTCATGAACCCGGTCATTATGCTCGATGAAATCGACAAGATGGGTCAGAGCTATCAGGGCGACCCGGCGTCGGCGCTGCTGGAAACCCTGGACCCGGAACAGAACGTCGAATTCCTCGATCATTATCTGGACCTGCGTCTGGACCTGTCGAAAGTGCTGTTCGTGTGCACCGCCAACACCCTGGATTCGATCCCCGGCCCGTTGCTCGACCGGATGGAAGTGATTCGCCTGTCGGGCTATATCACCGAAGAGAAACTGGCGATTGCCAAGCGCCACTTGTGGCCCAAGCAGCTGGCAAAAGCCGGCGTTGCGAAAAACAAGCTGAGCATCAGCGACACCGCCTTGCGCGCCGTGATCGAAGGCTATGCGCGCGAAGCCGGCGTGCGGCATCTGGAAAAACAGCTCGGCAAACTGGTGCGTAAAGCGGTCGTCAAACTGCTGGACGCGCCTGATTCGGTGATCAAGATAGGGCCGAAAGACCTCGAAGCGTCGCTGGGCATGCCGGTGTTCCGCAGTGAACAGGTGCTGTCGGGAGTGGGTGTCATCACCGGTCTGGCCTGGACCAGCATGGGCGGCGCAACCTTGCCGATCGAGGCAACGCGTATTCACACCCTGAACCGAGGCTTCAAACTGACCGGGCAACTGGGCGATGTGATGAAAGAGTCGGCAGAAATCGCCTATAGCTACGTCAGTGCCAATCTGTCGAAGTTTGGTGGCGACGCGAAGTTTTTCGACGAGGCCTTTGTGCACGTTCACGTTCCCGAGGGCGCAACCCCGAAAGATGGACCGAGCGCAGGCGTGACCATGGCCAGCGCCCTGCTGTCGCTGGCGCGCAATCAAGCGCCGAAGAAAGGTGTGGCCATGACCGGAGAACTGACCCTGACCGGCCATGTACTGCCCATCGGTGGCGTGCGCGAAAAAGTCATTGCGGCGCGCCGACAGAAAATCCACGAACTGATCCTGCCGGAACCGAACCGGGGCAATTTCGAGGAGTTGCCGGATTACCTCAAGGAAGGCATCACCGTGCACTTCGCCAAGCGCTTTGCCGATGTGGTGAAGGTGTTGTTTTAA